The Ostrea edulis chromosome 1, xbOstEdul1.1, whole genome shotgun sequence genomic sequence CTTTGATTTCATTATGATGCAAACTTAAAATAAACTCGGTTGTGAACATATAATCCTATCACAGTTAAAAAATTGCCCTCGCACTCATCTATCTATTATCTTCATTTACTTTCCTGGTTATACAagcttaaatacatgtaggtaaaagCACACAAACTGCATTCACATCAAAAACAGCCAACTATCTTCTAGTAAGGTgtccaataaaaaaaactttgcaAAATATACCACTAAAAGATAAGGAATGTAATAATATCCCCAATATCTAGAtaaaaaatttgatttaaacatcACGATTTAACATGGTCTTTCCGATAATAATTCAAGACAAATATAACACTTTTCTTAACTTATAAAACACCCTAGTATTATCCTGTAAGAAGTTGTGAAACATAAAACTTGAACCCTTTACTATTGAAATGCAATCATAAACATAGATTATACCATTCAGAAAACCCATTAAATTTTATTCTGGAAGTCCCTTTTTGCTTGACACATGTAttatgacaaaatttcagaCGAATACAAGTACACGCTATCTAAGGAATATATTTATACGACTTTTAAATTTAAGCTCCAGCTACACTTTGATAACAATGGCACAAATATACTTTCTGAAAAGTTGTCTTTTACTAACAGAAAATTATATCTAATCATTCTTATCATGATCAAATTTCAATTAACACATAATTAAAGAACGTTTCTCTACTagtatcatcactgtacataAGACTGTACTTGTATGTTTCTGTAGAGTGACTTTCCACTGCTCTACCGTGTGTTCGTATATTCCAGTTCTATATATCAAAGACCAATCAAATACAACCTTACAAATTCTCTACCAATGCATCATGTCTATTTACATAtcacatatgtattttattgcTCAGGCAATGGATCTACGAATCTGATTATGGAAAATGAATGAACAAATGTGCTCCTATATTATATAACACACCGGTTGTATATCAATGTGAGATTCTAAACATCTAAAACCCAACAAATCATCAACTATAATCAATGAAAGCTCTAAAAAAATCAGCAACTGTTTTATATATCACAATAAGCACTTGTGCACAGCAAAAAGCATATGATGTAAACATGAAAGTAATATCAgacacttatacatgtatagcaaaACGTTTTTCATCTGCAAATCTTCATTACATGAAGTGCATACACAACGTATGTCATAACCCATTAGATAAAAACAAAAGCACTTTTACATGACAACAAGGAACCTGAAATGTATAGACATGATTTGGCAAgtcatgaatatttattaaaaacacCAATGTGAGAATGCAGAACACTACATTCAGTTTATCTGTGTCTTTATTCTGCACCAGTAGATTTGCTGCACTTCATATTATCCCCAGTTTTGTTTCTAGATTCATTGCCGACACATTTCAACATACAGAAGCAGGACTTCTCAGATACCATTTAGTTTGTTAGTAAATGTAGATGTTCATTTTACTGCACACCAGGGAACAATAGTTTAATTCCATAAAACTCCGAAACTCTCCACTCAAAATGGCTGTTAAGAGTTGTGAAATTAAAATACttcaaatatcatattcaaacattgcagaaaatgtGACAAACAGTTTATGCATAGAATACACGATTATTCAAATGGCATAGGGGACTAGCAATATGATtatctgaaatattaaggtCCAAGCCATGTAGTAGCATCGGCCTTCGATGTAACATGTGGCCTGATCGGCAGTAATATGCTTGTGTCCACTTTGCTTCTCTTTTTTCATCAGTTTTCAACAATCATGAACAATATCCCGACTCTACTCCACCACTCTAAAAGAAACAAAATCTCTtgtcacaaaacaaaaatgaacacgttttttttttttatttacttgtCTCAAGTCTGATGTGTTAATTCCTATCTGAGTCTGTGTTAATTCCTTTCTGAGTCTGTGTTAATTCCTATCTGAGTCTGTGTTAATTCCTTTCTGAGTCTGTGCTAATTCCTATCTGAGTCCGTGCTAATTCCTATCCGAGTCTGTGTTAATTCCTATCTGAATCTGTGACATGTTAATTCCTATCTGAGTCTGATATGTTAATTCCTATCTGAGTCTGTTTATGTGTTAATGCCTATCTGAGTCTGATGATGCTTTAATTAAGTCTGATAATGAGTTTATTCCTACTGCACCTGAGCTTGATGATGtgttaaatttcaaatgatatgtTTATTGACACTGGTTACAGTATTTCATTCAGTATCTTTAAAATGCCACAAGAACTGTGAAGTACACGTCATCATTATCACACACAACCCAGCCTCGACTGACCTGTTGAACAACTGCATGGTCCAGTGCATGATGTTGTAAATTCTCATGCCTCCTCTCTAGTGAAGCTCTTGCCCGATCTAGTCCCCCTTTAATCAGCGGAGGCACCTGCTGTATTTCTGTCAATATTACAACAtaattcataaaagcaacagcCATTCAACATCCACCAATGCTTTCATAGGTAACTTATAATCAATGTGTTCACAGAAGCTACAAATGGTGAGTATAATATCATCTGATGTAATTTTTGAACAGTGTATGTCAGATACAACAGTTGAGTCACATGTATAAGTAAATCTGACCAAATCTGCAcagaaaatgtcagtcaaattcttcaTTATCCCATATATCAAGTTTTAAACAATAAATGGAATACTTCTTTACTTCAAGGGCCACTCAGTTTTATCAATCTGCAGAACCTCATCACAGGAGTCTGGATTAAGACCATCTGCTCAGAAAACACAGACAATAAACGGATAGGAATGGATAAGCTGATGATTGTCTTACCAATCTGTGCCACCTCATCACTGGAATTTAGATTCATTAGAGGAGCATTTTGCAGTCTAGACAGACCCAGAGAGTCACTGCTTCTGTGTTTTTCAGTTCCGTGAGGATCACCTGTTGTAAATACATAAGCAGATTATTTACCTGATATAGGTAAGTACAAAATGCAATGGTGTCATGTTGCTTTCTCGTATACAGATACTCAGTCTCTGCAATCACTTGAACTCTTTTCACACATTGATTTAACATGCTCTTGGTGTCATGTTGgtaaatacaatgaaaatatcaataaaaaatcTACAGTAAGAACTTTCAAACTTGCCAAAAGAGGTATAGTGCTTTTGGTGAAGAAACGGCCGACTCAGATTTTTAAAGGGAAAATGCCGCGGTTTCCAATTATAGCCTGGcatgttattttttaatataaggccaacatttttaatgttttgttaACCAAGCCACATTACGGGTCGAAAATCCTATGCACACAGGAACAGGTTAATGTAAACTAACTACCGGGTATTAATGTGGCAGGCTTTCAAGTGCCATTttgcaaaaaaataaataatagggccttttttaggatttttaagggctttttagacaaaaataagggttaaatttacaaatcaataggaaagaaaaaatgttttactcaccatttgcaagagcaataatacaacaagaggcccacaggccttatcaatcacctgaatactagtgaaaaagtatccctacttccatgggctatgaaatctagaaaaaatttcctgttctgaatatctaagctaaattctaatgttcagcaacaatataatacaagatgtgttcttaaaacttcactgccctcataagtgcatacactgatgaaaggctttaaataataggtgtattaaatttaaacatcaaaatatatgactaatttggactcatcctaaagtcataaccctgggttgtgaaatgaaccattttttgtaaatccttttctgctattcctaagtatgcatttagattttacacagcatcagcaaacttacacataaatactatatactaagtttggccccaccctgggatcaaaccccttactctggggaaaatcaaatttacaattttggtaaaagactacctgctctatccttttagtttcaatttagtatcaaaagcactaaagaaaatgttatttaagtgttttacacataaacactatataacaagtttggccctgccctgaggtcagaacttctaccccggggatcatgaaatttataattttggtagaggccttcctgctctacatcacaatgcatttagtttttcttacatatgtgtggttcttgagaagaagatttttgaaaatttgtcatttttggacagtttttaccccacccctaaggccccatgggtgcaggaatcctgaaatttacaatttatgcccccttgtcccaatgatgcttcataccaaatttgaaaagaattggactggtagttattaagaagaagttaaaaatgttcaattgttaacgcatgacggacgaaaaccaattgcaataggtcacctgagtttactcaggtgacctaaaaactaaTTATGGTACTACAGTGAATAAATTCCTTTTTTTAAGTTGTAAGTtaatatgatgaaaatgacaaatatttgttaaaaatacatttaaaacatatgtacaaaaaaatgattggaaaaaaatataGGACTCAAACTCGGAATGTATGCTTTAAATGTAAGATTACGGAGCCCCTAAACCACTAGGTCACTAAGTCATGTAAAATTTGACACGttgctaaatctcaaggtatattttgagaacgattttcCCCCCCATATTTtagtaattttcaaaaagaggaGAGCCTTAAACCAAATTTTCTCAAATGGACTTATATACAGTCATactcaaataaaacaaattcagtgtttatttctggtttagggtggcCTTTCGCAATAGTTTGCAATTTTTAGGCCCATTATGTTGCATCTATTATAGTGAGCGaagctccaatgattacacaattgagtcacgtgatttgctcttcatcagcagaaaaatgatggggactacccataatgcttccggaaaaatgtcgctgtcactgcggtatacttcaatGACAATCccgtaaataaaataaataaattattgtttggaaagtacatgtaccataaatgattctaaattccagacaagctttgtCCTACCTACATAGTTTTGCTGTGGATAATTTCTTGgtttgaaagagagaaaaaattgcaGCCAATGATGACActacaatgcactgtttacatcaacggTGTTATATTTCCCGCATTAAATGAAGCTTAAATTtgttttgcaagatgttaatttaagggtcttcgctcgtctcagTGGTCaagccgtaaaacatattatactCTATGTAATCatggtgatgtttatgcttatcaaataaagatactatcaatatatagatatctttattgagtaatttgggtaaatacaagtataaacTAACATTGTATGGCAGaatgtttgtaaaaaatgatattcaagaaaaaactatatatgtaggcgaaattgcataccaggTGCGCTATACACCtctttcgtaaaaaaaaaaaaaaaacactgtaaaaattggaactcttcaaaaggaggtaaaaaaaaaattgtttgtcgCAAGTGTCTTCCTGTGAATATTTAAAGTGAGTGTAAAACATTAATGTCATATATTCAGTTTGGTGGAAGTAATCAATTTTGATTTCTGACCAATTCAACAAGGTAATATTAAATCAAATTTCACAGAAATCAAAGACTTTCAAATTTCAAGGCCAGAAATGTTGTTGTGCCTAGCCTTCTGTAAGTTAATGATAACTTACTGTTGCGAGATTTGGATCTTAGTAAAGAATTGACTATAGGTGGCTCTGATAACATTATGGATGTTTGGTTGGCTTTCCCTTCATCTCTCTGTATGAAAGTCCCCATCTCAGATCTCCCTGGAAAAAGTTTAACAGGAACTAAACAGAGTTATAACAGAAATGATTAATTAGACTGATTACGAAATCTCTATATCTATTCAATTAAACACCTTGTCACCTAGGTGTCTAAGCTGACACAAAGAATCTTTGGTCACAGGCAAGTTAAGTGAAGACAAGTTAATTCTTGGCAGTGAATTGATTGATGTATTTACTGTTACCGGCATAATTTCCCAGGTTTTCATTTTTGGTTTCGTCACATGGCTAATATCAATATAGTTTATATACTTTAAGTCCGCTGATATGAAATTACACAAATTTTACATTACTGCCGACTTTGCAGAAAGCGTGTAAAAAAGTACATTTACAGTTAATCACAGCACTGTGGATAAAACAAACTCTTACTTGCAGTGCCATAACCAGACGATGTGCCCGAGTTCTCAACCGACAATATGTGCGAGTTCTGGACAGATGCCCCGATTGGAACTATGGTGGAGTTTTCTGCAGCACTTACAGGTCTAGCTCCTGACAAAAAGATGCTTTCATTAATTCTATTACTTATCAGTAGTAAATAGGGCACTCTACCATCAGTACAAGTGCCTTAAATGAGTTCTGTAACAGAAATTAGTACCCTACTCTTCCATGTATTTACTAAACATAGACTTATTTTTTTACAATTCTGCTTTATTCTTGTCACTCTTGGCATGGAtttctcaacaacaaaaaacaaacaaagcCTTgagtcgaaacttggacttaagtctgagattttactcaaattttgactgcttgGATAAAAGAAAACTAACTTAATAAAGTTGAGATTTTTTTTGAGACATCCAGGTCTGATCACAACAAAATGGCCAAAACAAGATGAACTTGAAGTAAAATGAACTTGAACTAGTCCTGGCATTATCAACATTTGTTTCCAagttcaaattttaattttaaaatttggtcTGGGTTAATTAAGTTTGGTACAGGGATTAATTGTACCTTAACTGGCGGACTTTACTGATTGTTAACATACCAGTGCAGTGATAAAATGGCAGCGACTGACTGGATTGATCTGGATGGTGCTGACTGGATTGATCTGGATGGTGCTGACTGGATTCAGCTAAATGTTCATAACTTGACTGCTTCATTCCCTCCTGCTCTATATGAGGATGATAAGAAGTGGACACATTGATTTGTCTTGCAGTATCACTGGTTGGCTGTGAAGATACTAAAACATCACTGTTTTCATCCGTCTCGGATATTATCAACCCTCCATAAGAGATTGTTCTCCCATTGGAATGCCCTTTAGTTGTCTCTGTTTGACACTCAAAGTCACATAAAGACACATTATTACTGTTTTCTAACTCTCCATTGAAATTCTTCTGGGAAGAATGCATACCAGAGGAACTTTGCTTCATATCTGTCTTCCAATTGTGGTGAACGTGAGCAATGTTGTTTGAGgtgtttttcatttcattttcaagtACAGCAGAACCACTGCCAAATAATGCATCTGAATTGAGGCTTTCTGAATTTTTTGTTGGCTGACACACTGTTGGCTGAATACAATTTTGTTGTACTGCATCAAAGTTGCATAATTCTCCCTTGTTTAACGGAGAGGATGGAGAAACCATCATCTGTGGAGTGTTGACTTCACTCCTTTGATTTGCGGCTGATGAAGGCAAGACCACTATTTGGTTTGATTGTGAGGATATGGAGGCCACTAACTGAGGAACACTTCCTTCTCTTCTTTGGTTTGATGGTGAAGATATGATGGCCATTGTTTGTGGAACACTTCCTTCTCTTCTTTGGTTTGCTGGTGAAGATGTGGAGACCATTGTTTGTGGAATATCTCCTTGTCTCATCTGGTTTACTGAAGGCGAAGGGAAGACCTGTACAGGAGGAACTCCTTGGGACACTGACTGACTTGATGTTACCGGTATCTCCCCTACAGATTTCATCACTGCCTGTACAGGAGGAACTCCTTGGGACACTGACTGACTTGATGTTACCGGTATCTTCCCTACAGATTTCATCACTGCCTGTACAGGAGTAACTCCTTGGGACACTGACTGACTTGATGTTACCTGTATCTTCACTACAGATTTCATCACTGGTCTATCATCATTATCCAATATTCTACTAGACTGACCACCTGCAATTTGTTTCACTTCAGTCTCCTCGGAATAAACCGTTTTAACCCTAGTTCTATCTAAATCTACTCCTGGGTTTAAACTGTTTCTGTAAGGGACCTTTAAATCTGTCTCGTCTGGCGAATATACGAATTTGACCTCTGTGTAATCATATTCTTGACTGCGCCACCCAGACTGCTGACATGCGATTTGCTCCCTTCCCCCACTGGCGTGGTCTTCCCTTGTTCTGTTATTAGGAAAAGCTGCATCCAAACTATCAAATAACTCTTCTTCATTCTCATTTTTCACAGATTCATCTACACTTATCATTGGCATGACTTTCTGCATGGGTTTTATGGGATACCCTTCTTTCTCCCCTTGTTTGACAATGTTCTCGTTCACCAATAAATCTTTTTCACTGTTCTGAGATGAATTCATAGACGAGGAATCCCTCTGTATGCCGCAACATTTCCCATCATCTGCCGTTTGGTATTTTGAGTATTGTCTGTGTCTTCTGCTGCGTAAGCAGCAAAAAATCACTAAACATAAAACTAAAGGTACAATCACCGCACTGACCGCTATTACTATGGTGGTATTGTCACTACTGTTTGATGGTGGTAACTGTGTTGTGCCATTTGGAGTGGGTGGTGGTTTCT encodes the following:
- the LOC125652295 gene encoding uncharacterized protein LOC125652295 isoform X1 encodes the protein MGTVGIIILLMSTFCNVLLGNRTVVYIIRNKIRCIAQNCPLNQTFEPCTKDNEKDNCKPCLPGTFMPDRINTADWNKSIPGCIRNDCNDCDPIESILGNKDTCGKTERAHCVCDRERLYYGENDPGPVTSCTKKEGDLCDRIGVQLNQRGECEPCPPGTEKNSNDYSLCKKITVSQKTTTPEPETKLRDTESTTHPNTTSAKKPPPTPNGTTQLPPSNSSDNTTIVIAVSAVIVPLVLCLVIFCCLRSRRHRQYSKYQTADDGKCCGIQRDSSSMNSSQNSEKDLLVNENIVKQGEKEGYPIKPMQKVMPMISVDESVKNENEEELFDSLDAAFPNNRTREDHASGGREQIACQQSGWRSQEYDYTEVKFVYSPDETDLKVPYRNSLNPGVDLDRTRVKTVYSEETEVKQIAGGQSSRILDNDDRPVMKSVVKIQVTSSQSVSQGVTPVQAVMKSVGKIPVTSSQSVSQGVPPVQAVMKSVGEIPVTSSQSVSQGVPPVQVFPSPSVNQMRQGDIPQTMVSTSSPANQRREGSVPQTMAIISSPSNQRREGSVPQLVASISSQSNQIVVLPSSAANQRSEVNTPQMMVSPSSPLNKGELCNFDAVQQNCIQPTVCQPTKNSESLNSDALFGSGSAVLENEMKNTSNNIAHVHHNWKTDMKQSSSGMHSSQKNFNGELENSNNVSLCDFECQTETTKGHSNGRTISYGGLIISETDENSDVLVSSQPTSDTARQINVSTSYHPHIEQEGMKQSSYEHLAESSQHHPDQSSQHHPDQSSQSLPFYHCTGARPVSAAENSTIVPIGASVQNSHILSVENSGTSSGYGTARRSEMGTFIQRDEGKANQTSIMLSEPPIVNSLLRSKSRNSDPHGTEKHRSSDSLGLSRLQNAPLMNLNSSDEVAQIEIQQVPPLIKGGLDRARASLERRHENLQHHALDHAVVQQVSRGWVVCDNDDVYFTVLVAF
- the LOC125652295 gene encoding uncharacterized protein LOC125652295 isoform X2 → MGTVGIIILLMSTFCNVLLGNRTVVYIIRNKIRCIAQNCPLNQTFEPCTKDNEKDNCKPCLPGTFMPDRINTADWNKSIPGCIRNDCNDCDPIESILGNKDTCGKTERAHCVCDRERLYYGENDPGPVTSCTKKEGDLCDRIGVQLNQRGECEPCPPGTEKNSNDYSLCKKITVSQKTTTPEPETKLRDTESTTHPNTTSAKKPPPTPNGTTQLPPSNSSDNTTIVIAVSAVIVPLVLCLVIFCCLRSRRHRQYSKYQTADDGKCCGIQRDSSSMNSSQNSEKDLLVNENIVKQGEKEGYPIKPMQKVMPMISVDESVKNENEEELFDSLDAAFPNNRTREDHASGGREQIACQQSGWRSQEYDYTEVKFVYSPDETDLKVPYRNSLNPGVDLDRTRVKTVYSEETEVKQIAGGQSSRILDNDDRPVMKSVVKIQVTSSQSVSQGVTPVQAVMKSVGKIPVTSSQSVSQGVPPVQAVMKSVGEIPVTSSQSVSQGVPPVQVFPSPSVNQMRQGDIPQTMVSTSSPANQRREGSVPQTMAIISSPSNQRREGSVPQLVASISSQSNQIVVLPSSAANQRSEVNTPQMMVSPSSPLNKGELCNFDAVQQNCIQPTVCQPTKNSESLNSDALFGSGSAVLENEMKNTSNNIAHVHHNWKTDMKQSSSGMHSSQKNFNGELENSNNVSLCDFECQTETTKGHSNGRTISYGGLIISETDENSDVLVSSQPTSDTARQINVSTSYHPHIEQEGMKQSSYEHLAESSQHHPDQSSQHHPDQSSQSLPFYHCTGARPVSAAENSTIVPIGASVQNSHILSVENSGTSSGYGTARRSEMGTFIQRDEGKANQTSIMLSEPPIVNSLLRSKSRNSDPHGTEKHRSSDSLGLSRLQNAPLMNLNSSDEVAQIEIQQVPPLIKGGLDRARASLERRHENLQHHALDHAVVQQSGGVESGYCS